The sequence ATTGCTTTCCATGATTATGAAAGGATGCGGAAACGGGTCATCCAATAGTACTTTTCAACCTCCAACCCCAGTGGTGGAAGAAACCGAAAATCTTCAAAAAGAAAAGATAATCAAAACAAAAAATGATGAATTTTCGGATAACCGCGGTAATTCCGATGTGCCAGAAGCAATTTATGACACTCTAAATTCAGGAAAAAACGACCCCATTTTTGATACCTTAATAATCAATAACAGAGTATGGAAGGACTATCACGGCGACATACATAGAATGGATATTGTGTTATCAAAAAGAGATATCCGTATTAGCAGAAACAACAGAAATCAAAACTATATGACCAATGGCTTCGGTGGCCTATACCAAGATTTATCCATTTTTAATGATGCGTTGTTGGAAAGGCTATACATTAGCTTAGATTCTTTAAGACTTACGAAGACAATGGATGAAAAAACATTCGCGGAAGCTATTGTAAGTATGGTTCAAGATATACCTTATAAACTTATTCTTGAAACAGATTGTGAACAAGGCGCACAACAATCTCGCTTTGTTATGGAATATCTTAGCCATTGTTCTGAACCCTGTTGCCTAGGCAACACCAAATTCGGGGTACAGTCTCCACCCGAGTTTTTAGGTAATCTTTATGGTGATTGTGATACAAGAACCCTATGCCTATATACCATTCTAAAACATTTTGATTACGACGTCGGAATAATAAATAGCAACCAATTGGCACACAGCATGCTCGCTATTAATTTACCTTATGAAGGAGTATTTAAACTATATAACAACAAGAGATACTATTTGTGGGAAACAACCAATGTAGGCTTTGTGCCAGGTTACGTATCACCAGATTATAATAATATGAATTTGTGGGAAATGACATTAACTTCTAAATAATTAACTATGAAAACCTCAATCCTTGAAATTACAGTTGCATTACTTTTTAGTGTCCTATTTTATATTCTATACTTAAAATTTGCCATACTAAGAGTTTATAAAAAATACGATTTTGAAATAACCAATGTCTCCGCTGCCATTTATACAACAACTTTAAGCATCGCATTTATTCTAATATACACAGCCATGCCCCAATCCGTTCTCTACGCATACGGTATTATTAAAATGAATTCTATATCCACACTACCCCTATGGAAATCATTTGCTCCTTTATTGGGTCAGTATCTATTACTATTAGTTGTAGTTTATTTTCTTCTTGTATTTATAAGCCGCTATATATTCAAATTATTTATTGGTAAAGAAGGTATATATAATAGGATTGTAAATGAAGAACGAATAAAAGTTATTTTCTTTTCTATGATAACTATTTCCATTTCAATAATTACAAGGTACTTTGTAGAGCAAATTGCCCAACAAATGATTCCAATAAGTAATTCAATCTTTTAAAATTTGAAAAATATAACTTTATTAATCTTATTACTTTCTTTCATTCCTTGCCTCTCCCAAACCCTAACAGGTAAAGTAGTAGGAATAATGGACGGCGACACCTTTAAACTCCTAACCCAAGATTCCACAGTAATAAAAGTGCGACTAGCAAACATAGACTGCCCCGAAAAAAAGCAACCATTCTCCAATAGAGCTAAAGAATTTACTTCACAGAGCATTTTTGGAAAAATGGTCTGCATTGATGTTTTAAAAAAAGACAGATATAGGCGCAGTATTGCCAATGTATTCTATAACGATTCACTAAATTTAAGCTCCCAATTAGTAAAAAACGGTTTGGCTTGGCATTACATAAAATATTCCAAGGATGTAGAACTCCAAAAAATAGAGGACAAGGCAAGAAAAAACAAAATAGGTCTCTGGCAAGATCCAAAGGCAATTCCGCCCTGGGAATGGCGAGATAATAAAAAGAAAAAAATCAAAAAATGAAATTTTTCCAACTACTCCTATTTCTGATTTTCATAGGCTGCTCCACCAAAAGCCCCGCCCAAACAGTTTACACCACCAAAACAGGCGAAAAATACCACACAGCCACCTGCCATTATCTCAAATACTCTAAAAAAGAAATCACACTGGAGCAAGCCATCAACCTAGGCTACCAAGCCTGTTCTGTTTGCAATCCAAACTCCAGTCCAAAGCAGATACAAAATTTGGTGTCACAGTCAAACCAAAACACATCATCGCAAGAAACCGCTACCCAAAAAACCACCGCCACCCAGTGCACCAGCAAAACAAAGGCCGGCAAGCGTTGCAAACGTATGACCAAAAATGCCTCAGGACGTTGCTATCAACATTAATGCGATTAATTTAGCAGTCGGGCAACCTCAATAAAAATTTGAAATTATCAGCGCATTTCAAATTTACTCGGTAACCTTGAACCCCTTCACCTACCTATCCACATTAAATAAAATCATCACGGTATCCGAGTGAATTTTAGTGAGCGAAGCGAAATAAAATTCGCCTGTGCTGAGCTCGCCGAAGAATTACGAGGTTACCAAATTCCAAAAAACCCGACGAATGAATATTTTTAAATTCATATACTAATTCAAAAAGGGAGTGAAGCTTAAAATATAATTTCAAACTCCACTCCCATCCCAATAAGAATAAATGCTTATTACTTGCACCCATTTTTATCACAAGTAATTTTATCATTGGTGTTTACCCAATGGTCTTCTTCTTCCTTGGTATCGGTTCCACATCCCGTGCTCCCGCCTTTATGTCCACTGTGGACAATTCCTGTTGGTGTGTGTTTTACTGCCATAATTTTGAGATTTAAATTGTTAATAAAACTAATATACCTTCCAAATTTTAGCTTTCCTTACGGTTTCCCGTAACTACGTTACTATTTTCCAAAGTAATTTTATGCATATTAATTTAAACAATAAAATGATGGAAAAAATCCAAGCAATTAAACCCGGTCCTAAACCAAAAAAAGAGGATGGGACACCAGACGAGAGAAGACGTGTTACACCGGAGACAAAACC comes from Aequorivita sublithincola DSM 14238 and encodes:
- a CDS encoding thermonuclease family protein yields the protein MKNITLLILLLSFIPCLSQTLTGKVVGIMDGDTFKLLTQDSTVIKVRLANIDCPEKKQPFSNRAKEFTSQSIFGKMVCIDVLKKDRYRRSIANVFYNDSLNLSSQLVKNGLAWHYIKYSKDVELQKIEDKARKNKIGLWQDPKAIPPWEWRDNKKKKIKK